One Fuerstiella marisgermanici DNA window includes the following coding sequences:
- a CDS encoding NUDIX hydrolase, producing MRRMRDGVVAVVFDATKENYLLVKRRDVPVWVLPGGGIDDGETPEVSAVREVLEESGFEVEVVRQVAVYTPTGRLTSETHSFECAIAGGAPSISDESMDVKFFPVDTYPPPVFDVHRNWMRDALRNEPEIIRKPVEGLDWKGIVKILVRHPVIAIRYLLSRIGIRWNSK from the coding sequence ATGCGACGCATGAGAGACGGAGTGGTCGCAGTCGTCTTCGACGCGACAAAAGAAAATTATCTGCTGGTCAAACGCCGTGACGTTCCTGTCTGGGTGCTGCCGGGTGGCGGCATTGACGACGGGGAAACTCCGGAAGTGTCGGCAGTGCGCGAAGTTCTCGAAGAAAGCGGCTTTGAAGTCGAAGTTGTCCGGCAGGTGGCCGTCTACACGCCAACCGGTCGCCTCACCAGTGAAACTCATTCGTTCGAATGTGCGATCGCCGGCGGTGCCCCGAGCATCAGCGACGAAAGCATGGACGTGAAGTTCTTTCCCGTCGATACCTATCCGCCGCCAGTGTTCGATGTCCATCGAAACTGGATGAGGGACGCATTGCGGAACGAGCCAGAGATCATCCGGAAGCCTGTCGAAGGACTCGACTGGAAGGGGATTGTGAAGATTCTGGTCAGGCACCCAGTCATTGCGATTCGTTACCTGCTTTCCAGAATCGGCATCCGTTGGAATTCGAAGTAA